A genomic segment from Thiomicrorhabdus aquaedulcis encodes:
- a CDS encoding efflux RND transporter periplasmic adaptor subunit, producing the protein MKQAQNTSKLSLSTLAKAMGLAVGLSLTLTGCGSDESAPVAQEANTQVIKANVQTVDLGTVPLIATVPGSVVPDQRARIASRLTGYIKGLEVQVGQSIKRGDLLFSIDSGDIRSQIAQANSVYQQASAGLQDAKLDFDRFSKLYKDDTVSKQQFDKVRLQYSVAQQNLAAAKSGLEQARAQLNYANVTAPFDGVIVEKLAVAGDLATPGNPIVVIENMASLSVQTEVAQDLFAALRTGDEAQVIIDGQATAFVGSIYTLVSSANPKTRTHTVKLSLPVLGSVNSGTFARVSFKAGERQAIMVPKAAVVNRVGVEGVFVLENNKAFFHMVRTGLAMGDLVEIQSGLGLGERIVIDNNESMLNGDTVEVEGEAQKPSPVATTEGA; encoded by the coding sequence ATGAAACAAGCACAAAACACCTCTAAGTTGTCGTTATCGACACTGGCAAAAGCCATGGGGCTGGCCGTCGGTTTGTCGCTAACCTTGACCGGTTGCGGTTCTGATGAGAGCGCACCGGTGGCGCAAGAAGCCAACACTCAAGTTATTAAAGCCAACGTACAAACCGTCGATTTAGGCACGGTGCCGTTAATTGCCACGGTACCCGGCTCGGTCGTACCCGACCAAAGAGCGCGCATAGCTTCGCGTTTAACGGGCTACATTAAAGGATTAGAAGTGCAAGTGGGTCAAAGCATTAAGCGTGGTGACTTGCTGTTTAGCATTGATTCTGGCGACATTCGCAGTCAAATTGCCCAAGCCAACTCAGTGTATCAACAAGCTTCGGCGGGTTTGCAAGACGCTAAATTAGATTTTGATCGCTTTAGCAAATTGTACAAAGACGACACCGTGTCAAAACAGCAGTTTGACAAAGTGCGCTTGCAATACAGCGTTGCACAACAAAATTTAGCGGCGGCCAAATCGGGATTAGAGCAGGCACGTGCGCAATTAAATTACGCTAACGTAACCGCACCGTTTGACGGCGTTATTGTTGAAAAACTGGCCGTAGCCGGTGATTTAGCTACCCCAGGCAACCCCATTGTGGTAATTGAAAACATGGCGTCTTTGAGCGTGCAAACTGAAGTGGCGCAAGATTTATTTGCGGCTTTGCGCACGGGCGATGAAGCACAGGTGATCATTGATGGCCAAGCCACAGCTTTTGTGGGTTCAATTTATACGTTGGTCAGCTCGGCCAATCCTAAAACGCGTACTCACACCGTTAAGTTAAGCTTGCCGGTGTTGGGCAGCGTTAACAGCGGTACGTTTGCGCGTGTTAGTTTTAAAGCCGGTGAGCGTCAAGCCATTATGGTGCCTAAAGCAGCCGTGGTAAATCGTGTGGGTGTAGAGGGTGTGTTTGTGCTTGAAAACAACAAAGCGTTTTTTCACATGGTACGCACAGGCTTAGCAATGGGCGACTTGGTTGAGATTCAATCAGGCCTAGGGTTGGGTGAGCGCATTGTGATTGATAACAACGAAAGCATGCTTAATGGCGATACGGTTGAAGTTGAAGGCGAAGCACAAAAGCCAAGCCCAGTCGCGACGACTGAAGGGGCGTAA